In Exiguobacterium sp. 9-2, the genomic window TTTTGAGTCACTCGGTCAGATGTACGTGTCCGACGAACGGTTTCGCGCTTATTACGATGCGTATGCACCTGGACTATCTTCTTTTTATTCAGAAGCTATTTCGCACTATACAGAAGCAACATCAAACTAAGGTTGCTTCTGCCTGATAGACGATTTTACCAGCTTGGACAGTCTCCACTAAACGGTTATTCAAGATGGCTTCACCACGCAAGCGATAGAAGTCTTCTTCAAAGATGACGAAATCGGCATCGTATCCTGGTAGGAGTAATCCTTTGCGTCCATGTGTCTCGGTCGCGAGATGTGGATTTTTCGTAAAGAGTAACAAGGCTTCGTACATCGATAACGTCTCATTCGCCTTATTGACACGTCCCGCTGTTCCTTCCGTCGCTGCATACAGGGAACGCCGGACATCGGGGTCAGAGATCGGCGCATCTGCCCCACCGCATAATAATGCGCCGGTCTCAGCTAACGAACGTAAACGATAACTCCAGTCTAAGCGGTTCAATCCGAGTCGATCGACGATAAAGTCTGCGTCATCCAGTAAAAAGACCGGTTGAACGTCAATCAAGACCGGTAACTTCCGAATTCGTGCAAGCGTTTCTGGTCGAACGACCGTCGCATGAATGATCCGATCCCGCTTGCCTTTTGGTGCTGGATATTTCTCGAGCACCTGTACGAATCGTTCAATCGCTAAATCACCGATGACATGTGCCGCAACTGTAAACCCGTAACTACGTGCACGCTTGACGAGTTGTTCGAGTTGTTCTGGTGTATGCACTTCGATACCACGTGTCGTCGGATCATCAGAATAACCACGACCGAGAAGAGCTGTCCGTCCTCCGAGTGCGCCGTCGACGAATAGTTTCATCGCACCAATTGACATCGTTGATGGCAAAATTGGTTGCTGTTGCACGAACTCATCGATAACAAGATGATGAACGAGTAGATGTGTATGGAAGCCTGTCTCTTCTGTCACTTCTTTATATGCTTGGAGGATTTCCGCGACATCTCCGTGATACGATAAATCTTCTGTGTGTGCCGCAATGATGCCGTATTGATACAAACTCTTGATTGCTGATCGGAGTGACGATTTGTTTCGCTCTAAGTTTCCAGCTTGTAACGCATACAAAGGTTCAAGCGCCGCATCGTACAAAAATCCGTCAGCTTCGCCGTTATCCGATAAGCCGATCTTTCCACCATCGATGACAGTCGATGCTTTATAGCCGAGCTGTTGGAATAAAACATCGTTGACAAGTGCGGTATGCCGGTCTGTCCGTTTTAATAAGGCGGGAGCGTCCGGGAACAACTGATTCAGCCATGCTTTTGTCGGCGCACGGTCAAGTTTCGTTTCGTCATATCCTTCCGCTACGTGAATCCCATTGATTGGTTCTGCCTTGAGGAAAGCTTGTCCTAATGCTTCAAGCGTCGTATAACGCGAGGCATCGACACGGTTGATCGCTTCCCCGTAGCCAATCAGATGAATATGTGCGTCTGTGAAGGCTGGATAAACAGCTTTTCCGTTCAAGTCTTGAATCTGATCAATACGTCTACCGAAACGTCGACGTAGTTTTCCTTCCTCCCCCATTGCGATGATCCGCGTCTTCTCGACGAACATCGCTGAATGGACGTCCTCTTCATGTGCCATCGTTCGAATCAATCCGTTTACGTATAGTGTTCCCATTCTACTCACTCCTCTTTTTACAAAAATAGGGTGACCATGACGGTCACCCTGAATTGTCGATCCTGATTTAAACGTGCAACGTTTCCTCTGGTGCACACGATCGTTTAATGCGTTCGATCGCGTCCGGATCGTATTCATTTAGGACACGTTCCGCTAAGACGATCGTACGTTCATAGTCTCCCGCTAAGAACTTCGTTTCCGCGATCGTCAGCGACATATGTATCTCATTGTCGTGGCGACGGTATCGGTTCGCATACTGGACGAGCCGTTCGGCGTACGTGACTTCGAACACTAATGTATCTAACCGTTCTTGCACATGTTTAAACGTTTCTTGGACGTCTTGGCTTTGTGCAACGATCGATCGGACATTAAACGGTAACTCTTCGAGCCGTGTCTCAAGCGTCTGTAGCGAACGATTCGCATTACGTAGTGCTTCTTCAACTTCCGTTGGTAAGTTCGGTAATCCAAGTCGTTTCAGACGAAGACGTGTTTGCGAGAGCTGATGACGCCATTCGACGATCCGTTCGCGCACTTCTGTCTCTTCTTTTCGAAGCGCTTGAAGTTCGACCGTAAAGCGTTCGTACTGAATCATCAACTGTTCCTCTAAGCGAATCGCATCGCGCATTTGATCTTCGAGCATACTGAACGGAATGATTTTCCCAGCAATCGACTCATCGAGATCTTTTGCCGCTTCAAATAGTAGCTCTTCGTCACGCTGGATCGTTTCGTAGTGAATTCCAAGATCTGCTGAGATTTCATACTTTTCACGTAAGATACTGAACTCTTGCGCCAATTGATGAATCCGTTCGCGCATCCGTAATGCTTTTTGTTTCAAGGATTGATTTTCTTTTTTCACTTGATGACGTGCATCAACTTCACGACGGAACGTATCGTACATTTGATCAACGTCGGCTGATAACTGTTGAATCGCTTCTTCTAAACCATCGACTTCAAGCATCTCGATTTTTTCAGAAAGGCTCAGACGTTGTTCCTCGAACCGTTTGATCTCAGATTGAAGACCGAGTGGTTCAAGCGGATACCCATCTAACGACATTTCCTTATAACCCGCTCCGAGCTGATCAATCCGTTGACGCAATTCATGTGCGAGAATCTTCCATTGTTTCGGCACGAGTTCAACAAGCTGACGCGTCGTCGCTACTTCTTGCTCAAGCAACAAGCTTGTTTCGTACGCCTTCGTCACTTCACCCGAAGCTTCGTATTGACACATCTCATTCCAGTGCGCGTTGATTTGTTCACTTCGTTCCTCCAGACGCGCGAGCGCCGGACCGAATGAGTTCGCTTGGATCAATAACGATTTCCGAACTTGCCCAGAATCAGCTTCCCCTTGCGCTTTCAACTCTGCTAAAACCGATTGATTCGTTTTGAACGTCGACATCTCGACGAGCATCTCATCGATCAATCCTTCGAGTTCCGCAATCAATTGTTCCGTTACTTCAAGGTCATTCTTGACGGCGATGAACCGGTATTTATCGAGCGCTTCTTCCGCTCGGTAAAGGGTTTCATCGATTTGGGCGACGTGGACCGTTAACAACTCTTCCCACGCTTGATGCCAGGAGCTGAACTTCGTCTCCGTCTCACCCGCCATCGGTAGTTGCTTTAAGTCCTGCAACTCCTTTGGAATCGATGCACTGACGATGCCTTGTTTGCGCATATCAAGTTCATCGATTTTCGTGTAGTATTTTTTTCGACTGATCATGCTGAATAGCATGACGAGTAATACGATGACGATGACTCCGATCACCCATGCCCACATTTGTCACGACCTCCACTCTGTCGTACGACTTTAGATTTTCTCTAAATCGCAATAATCTTATCCTTATAATAGTATAGCGCAACCGTTTTGCATAGATTTACAGAGGCTTTTCCTGATTTCTTCCGCTGTTTTGAATCCTTTGTCCAAAAATCAATTGTTTGTCAGCTACACGAAAACTCGTTAAACTAAAAAAAATACGCTTTTCACGGGAGGAATTTTATTATGTTCGAAACAAAGACATATGAAGGTGACCGGACGAAACAATATGACATGCTGTCAAAACAACTCGATGCGTTATTAATGGGAGAAGACAATCAAGTCGCGAACTTATCGAATGCGAGCGCGTTACTCAACCAATTCCTCGACCGTATCAACTGGGTCGGCTTCTATTTGACGGATACCGAGCAAAACCAACTCGTCCTCGGACCATTCCAAGGACTTCCAGCATGCGTCCGTATTCCATTCGGTCGTGGTGTTTGCGGAACGTCCGCAGCAGAACAAACGACACAACGGATCGAAGACGTTCATCAATTCCCAGGTCATATCGCATGTGACGCGGCATCGAATTCTGAAATCGTCATTCCACTCGTCAAAGACGGACAAACGATCGGCGTCCTCGATATCGACAGCCCAGAATTCAACCGTTTCGATGAAGTCGACCAAGCTGGTTTAGAAGCATTCTGTACGACACTACTTCGTCATCTGTAATTCTGATTGACAGTCGATTGTCCACACCGTATACTTGTAAAAGTGCAGAAATGATAACGATAGCGGTCAAATCGCTTACGTATCACATTTCATGACTCGGTGAATAACCGGAGGGGCATCGTGTAACTTTGCTATCAAGCGAGGGTGCCACATCATGAAATGGGCGTAACGTGGGTTTGATGGCGTTATTATTTTTATGCAAATAATAACGAACACTAAGGAGGAGTCTTATTATGGCTCGCTATACAGGTCCAGCTTGGAAACTTTCACGTCGTCTCGGTATCTCACTTACTGAAACAGGAAAAGAAATCGCAAAACGTCCGTACGCTCCAGGACAACACGGTAACAGCCGTCGTAAAATGTCTGAGTACGGTCTTCAACTTCAAGCGAAGCAAACGCTTCGTCACATGTACGGAGTAAACGAACGCCAATTCAACCGTATGTTCAACGATGCTGGCAAAATGCCTGGTATTCACGGTGAGAACTTCATGTTCTTACTTGAAACACGTCTTGATAACGTCGTTTACCGTATGGGTATGGCTCGTACACGTCGTGCTGCTCGTCAGCTCGTCAACCACGGTCACATCCAAGTTGATGGCGCTCGCGTCGACATCCCGTCGTTCCGCGTGAAACCAGGTCAAACGATCTCAGTTCGCGAAAAATCGAAGAACTTTGTCGTTATCAAAGAAGCACTCGAAGTTGCTCCAGCAACTAAAGACTTCGTTACTTTCGATGCTGAGAAGCTCGAAGGAACGTTCGTCCGTCTTCCTGAGCGTTCTGAATTGAACGATCAAATCCAAGAACAACTCGTCGTCGAGTACTACTCACGTTAATCGATTGTTCCAGCACTCACTTCGGTGGGTGCTTTTTTTGTACATATCATGAAAATGTATACCTGGTCTTAAAAAAAGAGTGACGCCAATTATTTATTTGTGTTAACCTATAAACATACATAGTTAACACAAATAGAAAAGAGGACTTTATTCATGAAAACAAGAGATTTAACGTTCATCGCCCTTGGTGCTGCCATCATCGCAGCCGTCAGCTCTTTGCCGCAGATCCAACTGGTCGGCGCCGTTCCGATCACACTTCAGATGCTCGCAATCATGACGGTCAGTGCCATTCTCGGTGGAAAACGCGGTGGACTTGCTGTCTTGATCTTCTTATTGCTCGCAGCTGCTGGTCTCCCTGTTCTCGGCGGAAAAGGTGGACTTGCTCCATTCGTCGGACCAACTGTTGGGTATTTGATCGCCTTTCCGATTGCCGGATTCTTCATCGGTCTCATCGCTGAAAAAACACGTCGTTTCGTCCCCCTCTTCATCGGGATGATCGTCTTCGGACTTGGTTTAGTCTACTTGCTCGGAACATTCGGTCTGATGGCTGTACTCGATCTGTCGTTCAAAGATGCTTTTGCGATCAACTATCCTTTCGTCTTATGGGATACGATCAAAGCCGTCATTGCCACGACGATCGCCGTTCGCTTGTTGCCACTTCGCTTATTCCGGACAGCTTAAAAAACGCTCTCTGCATCTATGTGCAGGGAGCGTTTCGTTTATCATCAAGCATGCTCGACGACGAAGTATTTTTTCTTTCCGCGACGTACGATCGTAAAGCGACCGATTGCATCTGATTCAGTGATTTCTTTCGTTAAGTCTTGCTCGCGTTCTCCGTTGAGGTAGATCGCACCGTTCGTGACGTCTTCACGTGCCTGACGTTTTGACGGACTAATCTTCGCCTCAACGAGCACGTCGACGAGGTTGTTTGATTCGCCGAGTGTAAAGCGTGGCATGCCTTTGAAGGCATCTTCGATATCTTCGACTTGCAACGATTTAATATCTCCGCTAAAGAGTGCCGTCGTAATACGTTGTGCTTGTGTCAGACCTTCTTCACCGTGGACGAGAACCGTCATTTCTTCTGCAAGACGACGTTGTGCGACGCGCTTCTCTGGTGCTGCCTTGACTTCTTCTGCAAGTGCATCGAGTTCTTCGTGCGTCAAGAACGTGAAGTATTTCAAGAACTTGATGACGTCGAGATCGTCTACATTGAACCAGAACTGGTAGAACTCGTACGGTGACGTTTTATCAGCATCTAACCAGACCGCACCGCCAGCTGTCTTACCGAATTTCTGACCATCCGCTTTCGTAACGAGCGGTACTGTCAATCCGAATGCTTTTTCTTCATGACCAGCACGACGAATCAGCTCCATTCCTGCTGTGATGTTCCCCCACTGATCACTACCTCCTACTTGAAGACGGCATCCTTTGTCTTCGTAAAGTTTCAAGAAGTCAAACGATTGAAGTAACATGTATGAGAACTCAGTGAATGAGATACCGTTTTGAAGACGTGAATCAACAGAGTCCTTCGCAAGCATGTAGCTGACCGGGAAGTGTTTTCCGATATCACGTAAGAAATCGATGATTGTCAAATCTTTCGTCCAGTCTAAGTTATTGGCGATCGTGACCGGATTTTCACCTTCAAGTGGTAAGAAACGTGACAGTTGATCTTTAATCCGATTCGCGAACTCTTCGACGATATCCGATGTGTTCAATGACCGTTCCGTTGCACGACCACTCGGATCCCCAATCATCCCAGTTGCCCCTCCAACGAGACCTACGACATGGTGACCCGCTTGTTGGAATCTTTTTAAGACTAAAATCGGCAACAAGTGTCCGATGTGAAGTGAATCTGCTGTTGGATCGAAGCCTGTGTAAAGCGTCGTCGGATTCTCGAGTAATGTTTTCAGCCCTTCTTCATCTGTCATTTGGTTAATTAACCCGCGAAATTCTAAATCCTCTAATAACGTCATTGTTTCTCCTCCTAAAGTTCACTATTAACAAAAAAACCGTCCCTTCGTCTAAAACGAAGGGACGGAATATTCCGTGGTACCACCCTAATTGTCCTTTTGTGTAAAAGGACCACTTGGTTCGTCGATAACGGGACGGACCGCTTGATTTCTCAAGAAACTCCTGGAAGCGTAATTCGTAAGTTCACTGTGTCCTAGTTCGCAGCACCACTAGGTCTCTGTCACAGGGAGTGACTTACTACTATATTCCGATCATGGTTTAACGCAATATACGAAAATAAGATGGTTTCATGATACGTCGAAGGCGAATCCGCTGTCAAGTCCGATTTCATTAGTAGATTTATGGTATAATACGTCTATCTGTGATTTAATATTAATTTACACCTAAGTTTAAGATGCAAAGGAGATCATTTATGCGCGAGAACTGGTTCAAGTTTTGGAATCATCCCCGGACGAAAGCCGTTCGGCACTGGTCAAATATCACATATGATGTTTCATGGAACATCATTTTGTTCCTCATCATAGCTGTCTTACTCGTCGGTAGTTTTTCTGTTGGTGCAGCGGGCGGCTATTTCGCTTCGCTCGTCAAGGACACAAAAGCACCACCATTGACTGAGATGAAACAACAAGTCAACAGCTATGCCGTCACAAGCCAAATTTATTGGGGAAGTGGTGAAAAGCTGACGAACATCTCAACAGATGAAGAACGTCAGCCTGTCGATATCAAGAAGATTTCTCCTTACTTGATCGATGCGCTTTTATCAACGGAAGATGTAGACTTCTATCAACACGATGGTGTCGTTCCAAAAGCGACATTACGAGCAGTTCTACAAGAACTAACGAATTCTGCGTCGCGCACAGGCGGAAGTACGCTAACACAACAATTAATCAAAAACCAAATCTTGACGAACGAAGTCTCATTCGAACGGAAAGCGAAAGAAATTCTTTTAGCATTGCGCCTTGAAAACGCGATGTCAAAAGATGAAATTTTACAAGCGTATTTGAATGTCGTCTCATTCGGTCGCAATTCACTCGGTCGTAATATCGCGGGGATCGAGGCTGCATCACAAGGAGTTTTCAACAAATCCGCGAAAAAACTGACGTTACCACAAGCAGCTTTTCTCGCTGGGATTCCTAAAAACCCTTATTACTACACCCCTTACCTTCAAGGTGGCGTCGTCAAAAAGGACTTGACGCCAAGCGTCAACCGGATGAAAACAGTATTGAAGCGGATGTATGTCGCGAAAAACATCACGAAGGAACAGTACGAAAAAGCAATCAAGCATGATATTACGAAAGATTTCGCGAAACAATCAAAACGTTCTCGTGATACGTATCCGTATGTCTACGATTTAGCCGAACGTGAAGCGACGAAAATCATGACGAAGTATCTGATGAAACAAGATGGTGTGAAGGAAGATGAAGTGAAACCGTCTGAACTGGCAGAAGTGCGTGCCAACTATCAAGATCAAGCACTTGTTGCACTGCGCCAAGGCGGCTACAAAGTTCACTTGACACTTG contains:
- the tyrS gene encoding tyrosine--tRNA ligase, which gives rise to MTLLEDLEFRGLINQMTDEEGLKTLLENPTTLYTGFDPTADSLHIGHLLPILVLKRFQQAGHHVVGLVGGATGMIGDPSGRATERSLNTSDIVEEFANRIKDQLSRFLPLEGENPVTIANNLDWTKDLTIIDFLRDIGKHFPVSYMLAKDSVDSRLQNGISFTEFSYMLLQSFDFLKLYEDKGCRLQVGGSDQWGNITAGMELIRRAGHEEKAFGLTVPLVTKADGQKFGKTAGGAVWLDADKTSPYEFYQFWFNVDDLDVIKFLKYFTFLTHEELDALAEEVKAAPEKRVAQRRLAEEMTVLVHGEEGLTQAQRITTALFSGDIKSLQVEDIEDAFKGMPRFTLGESNNLVDVLVEAKISPSKRQAREDVTNGAIYLNGEREQDLTKEITESDAIGRFTIVRRGKKKYFVVEHA
- a CDS encoding biotin transporter BioY, whose protein sequence is MKTRDLTFIALGAAIIAAVSSLPQIQLVGAVPITLQMLAIMTVSAILGGKRGGLAVLIFLLLAAAGLPVLGGKGGLAPFVGPTVGYLIAFPIAGFFIGLIAEKTRRFVPLFIGMIVFGLGLVYLLGTFGLMAVLDLSFKDAFAINYPFVLWDTIKAVIATTIAVRLLPLRLFRTA
- the ezrA gene encoding septation ring formation regulator EzrA, which gives rise to MWAWVIGVIVIVLLVMLFSMISRKKYYTKIDELDMRKQGIVSASIPKELQDLKQLPMAGETETKFSSWHQAWEELLTVHVAQIDETLYRAEEALDKYRFIAVKNDLEVTEQLIAELEGLIDEMLVEMSTFKTNQSVLAELKAQGEADSGQVRKSLLIQANSFGPALARLEERSEQINAHWNEMCQYEASGEVTKAYETSLLLEQEVATTRQLVELVPKQWKILAHELRQRIDQLGAGYKEMSLDGYPLEPLGLQSEIKRFEEQRLSLSEKIEMLEVDGLEEAIQQLSADVDQMYDTFRREVDARHQVKKENQSLKQKALRMRERIHQLAQEFSILREKYEISADLGIHYETIQRDEELLFEAAKDLDESIAGKIIPFSMLEDQMRDAIRLEEQLMIQYERFTVELQALRKEETEVRERIVEWRHQLSQTRLRLKRLGLPNLPTEVEEALRNANRSLQTLETRLEELPFNVRSIVAQSQDVQETFKHVQERLDTLVFEVTYAERLVQYANRYRRHDNEIHMSLTIAETKFLAGDYERTIVLAERVLNEYDPDAIERIKRSCAPEETLHV
- a CDS encoding amidohydrolase, with the protein product MGTLYVNGLIRTMAHEEDVHSAMFVEKTRIIAMGEEGKLRRRFGRRIDQIQDLNGKAVYPAFTDAHIHLIGYGEAINRVDASRYTTLEALGQAFLKAEPINGIHVAEGYDETKLDRAPTKAWLNQLFPDAPALLKRTDRHTALVNDVLFQQLGYKASTVIDGGKIGLSDNGEADGFLYDAALEPLYALQAGNLERNKSSLRSAIKSLYQYGIIAAHTEDLSYHGDVAEILQAYKEVTEETGFHTHLLVHHLVIDEFVQQQPILPSTMSIGAMKLFVDGALGGRTALLGRGYSDDPTTRGIEVHTPEQLEQLVKRARSYGFTVAAHVIGDLAIERFVQVLEKYPAPKGKRDRIIHATVVRPETLARIRKLPVLIDVQPVFLLDDADFIVDRLGLNRLDWSYRLRSLAETGALLCGGADAPISDPDVRRSLYAATEGTAGRVNKANETLSMYEALLLFTKNPHLATETHGRKGLLLPGYDADFVIFEEDFYRLRGEAILNNRLVETVQAGKIVYQAEATLV
- a CDS encoding GAF domain-containing protein translates to MFETKTYEGDRTKQYDMLSKQLDALLMGEDNQVANLSNASALLNQFLDRINWVGFYLTDTEQNQLVLGPFQGLPACVRIPFGRGVCGTSAAEQTTQRIEDVHQFPGHIACDAASNSEIVIPLVKDGQTIGVLDIDSPEFNRFDEVDQAGLEAFCTTLLRHL
- the rpsD gene encoding 30S ribosomal protein S4, giving the protein MARYTGPAWKLSRRLGISLTETGKEIAKRPYAPGQHGNSRRKMSEYGLQLQAKQTLRHMYGVNERQFNRMFNDAGKMPGIHGENFMFLLETRLDNVVYRMGMARTRRAARQLVNHGHIQVDGARVDIPSFRVKPGQTISVREKSKNFVVIKEALEVAPATKDFVTFDAEKLEGTFVRLPERSELNDQIQEQLVVEYYSR